The Trinickia acidisoli genome includes a window with the following:
- a CDS encoding class I SAM-dependent DNA methyltransferase, with amino-acid sequence MNQDLKKTLWAAADKLRSSMDAAEYKHIVLGLIFLKYISDAFDERRAQLAAAFGNQEDDLYLPDATDHAEALEERDYYTMANVFWVPASARWESIRAQAKQPDIGVRIDSALEAIEADNKRLKGILDKRFGRTQLEPGKLGELVDLISTVGFGEGHHAKDLLGEVYEYFLGQFATAEGKKGGQFYTPASVVRVLVEVLAPHEGRVYDPCCGSGGMFVQSEKFIESHGGKADDISIYGQEANPTTWRLVAMNLAIRGFAADLGKEPADTFHRDQHPDLRADYVLANPPFNISDWGGERLADDRRWTYGVPPAGNANYAWLQHILHHLSPRGQAGVVLANGSMSSAQSGEGEIRRAMVEAGVVDVMVALPPQLFFNTQIPACLWFLAKDKSGTPVPGGKPSRDRRGEVLFIDARKLGRMESRVLRVFDDEDIARIASTVHRWRADGEDGADEPYSDVSGFCRSVQVAEIAEHGYVLTPGRYVGAEEIEDDDEAFGEKMERLTVQLAEQMAKGAELDAVIREKLEGLGYAV; translated from the coding sequence GTGAACCAAGACCTGAAGAAAACCCTCTGGGCCGCCGCCGACAAGCTGCGCTCATCGATGGATGCCGCCGAATACAAGCACATCGTGCTCGGCCTGATTTTCCTCAAATACATCTCCGATGCGTTCGATGAGCGCCGCGCGCAGCTCGCGGCGGCGTTTGGCAACCAGGAGGACGACCTGTATCTGCCCGACGCGACCGACCATGCTGAAGCGCTGGAAGAGCGCGATTACTACACGATGGCCAACGTGTTCTGGGTGCCGGCGTCCGCGCGTTGGGAATCCATCCGCGCGCAAGCCAAGCAGCCGGACATCGGCGTGCGGATTGATTCGGCACTGGAAGCTATCGAGGCCGATAACAAGCGGCTCAAAGGCATCCTCGACAAGCGTTTCGGTCGCACGCAGCTCGAGCCGGGCAAGCTTGGCGAACTGGTGGACTTGATTTCGACGGTCGGTTTCGGCGAGGGCCATCACGCGAAAGACTTGCTCGGCGAGGTGTACGAATACTTCCTCGGCCAGTTCGCGACGGCCGAAGGCAAGAAAGGCGGACAGTTCTACACGCCGGCCTCAGTGGTGCGCGTGCTGGTCGAGGTGCTGGCCCCGCACGAGGGACGCGTGTATGACCCCTGCTGTGGTTCGGGCGGCATGTTCGTGCAGTCCGAGAAGTTTATCGAGTCGCACGGCGGCAAGGCGGACGACATCAGCATCTACGGCCAGGAAGCGAACCCGACCACCTGGCGGCTGGTGGCGATGAACCTGGCGATTCGCGGCTTCGCGGCTGACCTCGGCAAGGAACCGGCCGATACCTTCCATCGTGACCAGCATCCCGACCTACGTGCCGACTACGTGCTTGCCAATCCGCCGTTCAATATCAGCGATTGGGGCGGTGAGCGGCTGGCCGACGACCGGCGCTGGACCTATGGCGTGCCGCCGGCCGGCAACGCGAATTATGCGTGGTTGCAACATATCCTGCATCACCTGAGTCCGCGCGGGCAGGCGGGCGTGGTGCTGGCCAACGGCAGCATGTCCAGCGCGCAGAGCGGCGAAGGCGAGATTCGCCGCGCGATGGTCGAGGCCGGCGTGGTCGATGTGATGGTCGCATTGCCGCCGCAGCTTTTCTTCAATACGCAGATTCCGGCGTGCCTGTGGTTCCTCGCAAAGGACAAGAGCGGGACGCCGGTTCCTGGTGGCAAGCCGAGCCGCGACCGGCGCGGCGAGGTGCTATTCATCGACGCGCGCAAGCTCGGGCGGATGGAATCGCGCGTGTTGCGCGTGTTCGATGACGAGGACATCGCGCGTATCGCGTCAACAGTGCATCGCTGGCGTGCGGATGGCGAGGATGGGGCCGACGAGCCGTATTCCGATGTGTCGGGATTCTGCCGGTCGGTGCAGGTGGCCGAGATTGCGGAGCATGGCTACGTGCTCACGCCGGGCCGCTACGTTGGTGCTGAAGAAATAGAAGATGACGACGAGGCGTTCGGCGAGAAGATGGAACGTTTGACCGTGCAGCTTGCCGAGCAGATGGCGAAAGGGGCGGAACTGGATGCGGTGATTCGCGAAAAACTGGAGGGGCTGGGATATGCAGTCTAA
- a CDS encoding restriction endonuclease subunit S, whose protein sequence is MQSNARPLRELCSLIVDCPHSTPVWTDAGYIVIRNQNIKGGRLDLSSPSFTDALHFAHRIRRAKPREGDIVFTREAPMGEVCMIPRGLECCVGQRQVLLRPNPTMVDGRYLLYALQSPQVQHEIGWNEGTGSTVSNVRIPVLEALRIPTPPVGVQQGIGELLGVLDDRIDLLRQTNATLESIAQTLFKSWFIDFDPVRAKAEGREPEGMDANTAALFPDSVEDSALGEIPKGWQAITLGEAFELNPSRSLKKGGDATYLEMANASTTGHRPLEHVDTRPFGSGCKFRNGDALLAKITPCLENGKSAFVDFLGENEVGWGSTEFIVLHSRPKFPKYCAYLLARYEPFRQFAIQAMTGTSGRQRIDLSRLMQFPLAAPPDERIAVATETVFGNIQTRIAANDNQAKTLAALRDALLPGLISGKLRLSQAEAQLNEALA, encoded by the coding sequence ATGCAGTCTAATGCCCGCCCTCTGCGTGAGTTGTGTAGCCTGATTGTTGACTGTCCACATAGCACACCAGTATGGACTGATGCAGGCTACATTGTCATTCGAAACCAGAATATTAAGGGTGGTCGACTAGACTTATCGTCCCCATCATTCACGGATGCCTTGCATTTTGCGCACCGGATACGTCGAGCAAAACCTCGGGAAGGCGACATCGTATTTACCAGAGAAGCTCCGATGGGAGAGGTGTGCATGATTCCTCGGGGGCTGGAGTGCTGCGTTGGTCAGCGACAAGTGTTGCTCCGACCAAACCCGACGATGGTCGATGGACGCTATTTACTCTATGCGCTGCAATCTCCACAAGTTCAGCACGAAATCGGCTGGAACGAGGGGACTGGGTCAACGGTAAGCAATGTACGTATCCCTGTTCTCGAAGCGCTCAGAATTCCAACTCCACCTGTTGGGGTTCAGCAGGGAATCGGTGAATTGCTGGGTGTTCTTGATGACCGCATCGACCTCCTGCGCCAAACGAACGCCACTCTGGAATCAATCGCCCAAACCCTGTTCAAAAGCTGGTTCATCGACTTTGACCCGGTTCGAGCAAAGGCCGAAGGCCGCGAGCCGGAAGGCATGGACGCCAATACGGCTGCGCTATTTCCTGATTCGGTCGAGGATTCGGCGTTGGGTGAAATTCCAAAGGGATGGCAAGCCATTACTCTGGGCGAGGCATTCGAGTTGAACCCATCTCGCTCGCTGAAAAAAGGGGGAGACGCCACATATTTGGAAATGGCAAATGCTTCAACGACCGGTCATCGTCCATTGGAGCATGTTGATACGCGACCGTTCGGCTCTGGTTGCAAATTTAGAAACGGGGATGCGCTGCTGGCGAAAATTACCCCATGTCTGGAAAATGGAAAATCAGCATTTGTCGATTTTCTTGGGGAAAACGAAGTGGGTTGGGGTTCAACAGAATTTATCGTGTTGCATTCACGACCGAAGTTTCCGAAATACTGCGCATATTTGCTGGCTAGGTACGAACCATTTCGGCAGTTTGCCATTCAGGCGATGACGGGAACGAGTGGCCGACAACGTATAGACCTGTCGCGCCTGATGCAATTCCCGCTTGCCGCCCCCCCAGATGAGCGTATTGCCGTCGCCACTGAGACGGTGTTTGGCAATATACAAACTCGTATCGCAGCAAACGACAATCAGGCAAAAACGCTCGCGGCATTACGTGATGCGCTATTGCCCGGCCTAATTTCTGGCAAACTCCGCCTCTCCCAAGCCGAGGCGCAATTGAACGAGGCACTTGCATGA